Genomic window (Deltaproteobacteria bacterium):
TGTTTACGATAATGACTTTGTCTGCCTCACCTTCCACGACAGCGTTAAATACAGTGATAAACTGATCTTTATTTAAATAAAACCAATCGGAAAGTCGACTCGATTTCGGACCAATATTGATTTTACCTTTCATCGTTGTTCCATCTGTGCATCTGACTATCACCTCTTGGACGTTCATTTTTAATCTCTCCCTCGTTCCTTTTAAAGACAAGCCTGAATGGAAACAGGTTGAAATATAGCCTCAGTTCGCTATCTTCTCCTTGAGTAGCTGAATCGCCTTCGGAAGCACATCTGTTATCCCTTCCTCAAACCGAAGGTGGCATACGCGGTCAAAAGGTGTTTCGCCCTGATTGATAATAATCAACTTGGCGCCAGCCTCCATCGCCACTCTAGGCATGGTAGCCGCTGGAGTGACCACGAGGCTGGACCCCACGACGATGAACAGATCGCACTTCTGAGAATGCTCAAACGATTCCATGAGGTCTTTCGAGGGTAGAGAATCACCAAAGTCCACCACACTCGACTTTAAATCACCCCCACACTCACATTTTTCAACACCTTCTGATTTCGGGTAGGTCTTTTCGCAGCGCACACACCTGAGCCGCGCGAGGTTTCCGTGAAGTTCGGCCAGCATATCAAAAGGGATGCCGGATTTGAGGTGTAAGTTGTCTATGTTTTGAGAGATCAAAAAGGCGAGCTTCCCCATGTTCATCAGATCAACAATAGCCATATGGCCTTCATTGGGTTCAGTAGCAGTCCAATCCCGATCACGTGGTCTCGGCGCCAGCCCTTTGTCCCTGCGGGTCCAGACGCCGTCAGGCCCTCGAAAATCAGGAAGTCCTGAGTCTGTGCTGATTCCAGCGCCAGTGAAGATAACGAGTCTCTCGGCCTCGGCTATCCACTGGGCCAGAGTTTGAATCCGGTCCTCGAGATCCTGATCAGTAGTCGTCATCTTTAGCCTCCTTATGCGATCTGCCAGCTAACTAATGATTTTATTACAAAATGCCTCTGGATATTGTTTGTATCACTATTTATTATAATATTAAGGGAATATGGAAATATTCCCAGCCTCTTGTAAGACATCAGAAAGCAACTGCTTTTTTTCTTTTACACAGTGGCAGGATAACATTTAAATGAGCGGGGTCAAGAAAAAATAAATAGAACAAGGCCATGCATCCCTTGAATCAATAAAATCCAATCATAGGTTAAAAGTATGAGCGATCAGCCTTCTATGGCCGATTTGAGAAGAGCGTGCAAGAGAACATTCGCCCCGGCCTCGCAGTCTTCCCAGGTTGTATTTTCCAATTCCACATGGCTTCGGCCGCCGATGCTTGGAACAAAAATCATGGCTGTCGGGGCGACCATCGCCATATAGCTGGCGTCATGTCCGGCCCCACTGACCATGGGGTGGGTTGAAT
Coding sequences:
- a CDS encoding Sir2 family NAD-dependent protein deacetylase — its product is MTTTDQDLEDRIQTLAQWIAEAERLVIFTGAGISTDSGLPDFRGPDGVWTRRDKGLAPRPRDRDWTATEPNEGHMAIVDLMNMGKLAFLISQNIDNLHLKSGIPFDMLAELHGNLARLRCVRCEKTYPKSEGVEKCECGGDLKSSVVDFGDSLPSKDLMESFEHSQKCDLFIVVGSSLVVTPAATMPRVAMEAGAKLIIINQGETPFDRVCHLRFEEGITDVLPKAIQLLKEKIAN